In the genome of Drosophila subpulchrella strain 33 F10 #4 breed RU33 chromosome 2L, RU_Dsub_v1.1 Primary Assembly, whole genome shotgun sequence, one region contains:
- the LOC119548166 gene encoding class E basic helix-loop-helix protein 22 codes for MDPSNLAFGFPGLPNHGHMPIPPTANMLGGQHPAPTASPPQSVPGRRTPLGSVGLGGFYAHGMGMSQSQPPTDENKPGPSAPEKPLSPTAAAIAAIAISGGTTTVAVSSGSASGSGSNNGKQKNRQGKTVRLNINARERRRMHDLNDALDELRSVIPYAHSPSVRKLSKIATLLLAKNYILMQQNALEELRRLLAYIQSTTGAAPLDLGAFPAAAKLQALLQGPHNEPPSSSS; via the exons ATGGATCCCTCGAATCTGGCCTTCGGTTTTCCCGGTCTCCCCAACCATGGACACATGCCGATACCACCCACCGCCAATATGCTGGGTGGCCAGCATCCAGCACCCACGGCCAGTCCACCACAAAGCGTTCCAGGCCGCCGAACTCCATTGGGATCGGTAGGTCTGGGTGGTTTCTATGCCCATGGCATGGGCATGTCCCAGTCCCAGCCACCCACGGATGAGAACAAACCAGGACCGAGTGCTCCGGAAAAACCACTGAGTCCCACGGCCGCTGCCATTGCGGCCATTGCCATAAGTGGTGGCACCACCACGGTGGCTGTGTCCAGTGGTTCAGCCAGTGGAAGTGGTTCCAACAATGGCAAGCAGAAAAATCGACAAGGAAAGACTGTGAGGCTGAATATTAATGCCCGGGAGCGGCGAAGGATGCACGATTTGAACGATGCCCTGGATGAGCTAAGGAGTGTTATTCCCTATGCCCATTCACCTTCCGTTCGGAAGCTATCGAAAATAGCCACCTTGCTGCTGGCCAAGAACTATATTCTTATGCAGCAAAACGCCCTGGAAGAGTTGAGAAG ACTGCTGGCCTATATACAAAGCACCACGGGAGCTGCACCTCTGGATTTGGGTGCCTTCCCAGCTGCTGCCAAACTGCAGGCCCTTCTTCAAGGACCTCACAACGAACCGCCCTCCAGCAGCAGTTAA
- the LOC119548167 gene encoding acyl-CoA 6-desaturase, with protein MNDTPVPVAAQDTQQEPRETGTETNQAELNSNRDSRLSEAVVRHYKSLYQILIKVKVIAYKMSSALTNLLQSLRIVPLGHGKSSNQVVVVKERLKVEDLPEISLEEVAQHDSFDDCWVVIYDRVYDVTHFLRDHPGGDDVIMDHAGRDATIAFHGTGHSGDAIELMKDFLIGQLPVRQHIFRTGKNKVLSLGIPE; from the coding sequence ATGAATGACACTCCAGTACCGGTCGCTGCACAAGACACACAACAAGAGCCCAGAGAAACTGGAACTGAAACCAATCAAGCAGAACTCAACTCGAATCGAGACTCCAGACTGTCTGAAGCGGTAGTGCGGCATTACAAATCGTTAtatcaaatattaataaaagtGAAAGTAATCGCATACAAAATGTCATCTGCGTTGACGAACCTCTTGCAATCGCTGAGGATTGTGCCCTTGGGACACGGAAAATCCAGTAATCAAGTGGTGGTCGTAAAGGAGCGATTAaaggtggaggatctgccgGAGATCAGTTTGGAGGAGGTGGCCCAGCACGACAGCTTCGACGACTGCTGGGTGGTGATCTACGACAGGGTCTACGACGTCACCCACTTTCTGAGGGACCATCCTGGTGGCGATGATGTCATCATGGATCACGCAGGACGAGATGCCACAATCGCCTTCCACGGAACAGGACACTCCGGAGATGCCATTGAACTAATGAAGGACTTTCTTATTGGCCAATTGCCCGTCAGACAGCACATTTTTCGCACTGGCAAAAACAAGGTTTTGTCCCTGGGCATACCggaataa
- the LOC119548143 gene encoding synaptotagmin-5 isoform X2: MDIVIREEDISLAQIGVYASVSFLVVSAVGAALYTTCSKRYRLNWFEQNLLESANEKDEDQQREALVAGAAGYNVDNVNEVPRGKFGSGNAGNLSPTSLKSEDNDPAFWVPASVTSTAAIQQQVSNTTEESAPPTPTSPTGSLKSNTLSYCSTTSVPIARSDKHVVLAMHPSRPRVSSMNAKLDHTKIDMTLYRSHSQPKTINPVSLNEVRGNLHVSIVYDPVGGLLNVRLLEAQNLQPRQFSGTADPYAKVRLLPDKKNFWQTRIHKRTLNPVFDEQFVFEVTAGVIDKRTVEILLYDFDAYSRHVCIGGTKLHLANLDLSEQVKLWTPLSSASAQDMKVDLGDIMVSLAYLPSAERLMVVLIKARNLRIVDDARNSSDPYVKVTLLGPGGKKMKKRKTGVQRGTLNPVYNEALAFDVAKETLKNCVLEFTVVHDGLLGSSEILGRTLIGNSPEVRTEEKIFFEEIFRAKNATAQWVALQEPANNLATVKSTSSKN, encoded by the exons ATGGATATTGTTATACGTGAAGAGGACATTTCACTGGCCCAGATTGGCGTGTATGCCTCAGTTTCCTTCCTGGTGGTTTCGGCTGTTGGGGCAGCCCTATACACCACCTGCTCTAAACGATATCGCCTGAACTGGTTTGAACAGAATCTCCTGGAGTCGGCCAACGAAAAGGATGAGGATCAACAGAG GGAGGCTTTGGTTGCCGGTGCCGCGGGCTATAATGTGGACAACGTAAACGAGGTGCCGCGTGGGAAATTCGGCAGTGGAAATGCCGGCAACCTCAGTCCCACATCCTTAAAGAGCGAGGACAATGACCCGGCTTTTTGGGTACCCGCTTCGGTCACCTCGACGGCTGCCATCCAACAACAGGTGTCCAACACCACCGAGGAGTCGGCCCCGCCCACACCCACTTCGCCCACCGGTAGCCTGAAGTCCAACACCCTGTCCTACTGCTCCACCACTTCCGTACCCATCGCCAGATCCGATAAACATGTGGTCCTGGCCATGCACCCGAGTCGTCCCAGGGTTTCCTCCATGAATGCCAAATTGGATCACACAAAAATTGACATGACCTTGTACAGGAGC CACTCTCAACCGAAGACCATCAATCCAGTGTCCCTCAATGAAGTCCGCGGCAATTTGCATGTTAGCATCGTCTACGATCCTGTGGGTGGTTTGTTAAATGTTCGACTACTGGAAGCTCAGAATCTTCAGCCAAGACAATTTAGTGGAACCGCCGATCCATATGCCAAAGTAAGATTACTACCGGATAAAAAGAATTTTTGGCAGACGCGCATTCACAAGAGAACCTTGAATCCAG TTTTCGATGAGCAGTTTGTGTTCGAAGTCACAGCCGGAGTAATTGACAAACGAACCGTTGAGATTTTACTGTACGACTTTGATGCCTATTCCCGGCACGTTTGTATCGGTGGAACCAAGCTACATCTGGCCAATTTGGATCTGAGTGAACAGGTGAAACTCTGGACTCCCTTGAGCTCGGCCTCGGCCCAGGATATGAAAGTGGATCTGGGAGATATAATGGTGTCCCTGGCCTATTTGCCATCTGCGGAACGTTTGATGGTGGTCCTGATCAAGGCCCGAAATCTTCGAATTGTGGACGATGCCCGAAACTCTTCGGATCCGTACGTAAAGGTTACTCTCCTGGGTCCCGGTGGCAAGAAGATGAAGAAACGCAAGACGGGCGTTCAAAGGGGCACTCTGAACCCCGTTTATAATGAAGCCCTGGCTTTCGATGTCGCGAAGGAAACGCTAAAAAATTGTGTACTTGAATTCACCGTGGTCCACGATGGTTTATTGG GCTCCAGTGAAATTTTGGGTCGCACTCTCATTGGAAACTCTCCCGAAGTCCGCACCgaagaaaaaatattctttgaGGAAATTTTCCGCGCCAAAAATGCAACGGCACAGTGGGTTGCACTGCAAGAACCGGCAAACAATTTGGCCACAGTAAAATCTACAAGCAGCAAGAACTAG
- the LOC119548143 gene encoding synaptotagmin-5 isoform X1 — translation MDIVIREEDISLAQIGVYASVSFLVVSAVGAALYTTCSKRYRLNWFEQNLLESANEKDEDQQSREALVAGAAGYNVDNVNEVPRGKFGSGNAGNLSPTSLKSEDNDPAFWVPASVTSTAAIQQQVSNTTEESAPPTPTSPTGSLKSNTLSYCSTTSVPIARSDKHVVLAMHPSRPRVSSMNAKLDHTKIDMTLYRSHSQPKTINPVSLNEVRGNLHVSIVYDPVGGLLNVRLLEAQNLQPRQFSGTADPYAKVRLLPDKKNFWQTRIHKRTLNPVFDEQFVFEVTAGVIDKRTVEILLYDFDAYSRHVCIGGTKLHLANLDLSEQVKLWTPLSSASAQDMKVDLGDIMVSLAYLPSAERLMVVLIKARNLRIVDDARNSSDPYVKVTLLGPGGKKMKKRKTGVQRGTLNPVYNEALAFDVAKETLKNCVLEFTVVHDGLLGSSEILGRTLIGNSPEVRTEEKIFFEEIFRAKNATAQWVALQEPANNLATVKSTSSKN, via the exons ATGGATATTGTTATACGTGAAGAGGACATTTCACTGGCCCAGATTGGCGTGTATGCCTCAGTTTCCTTCCTGGTGGTTTCGGCTGTTGGGGCAGCCCTATACACCACCTGCTCTAAACGATATCGCCTGAACTGGTTTGAACAGAATCTCCTGGAGTCGGCCAACGAAAAGGATGAGGATCAACAGAG CAGGGAGGCTTTGGTTGCCGGTGCCGCGGGCTATAATGTGGACAACGTAAACGAGGTGCCGCGTGGGAAATTCGGCAGTGGAAATGCCGGCAACCTCAGTCCCACATCCTTAAAGAGCGAGGACAATGACCCGGCTTTTTGGGTACCCGCTTCGGTCACCTCGACGGCTGCCATCCAACAACAGGTGTCCAACACCACCGAGGAGTCGGCCCCGCCCACACCCACTTCGCCCACCGGTAGCCTGAAGTCCAACACCCTGTCCTACTGCTCCACCACTTCCGTACCCATCGCCAGATCCGATAAACATGTGGTCCTGGCCATGCACCCGAGTCGTCCCAGGGTTTCCTCCATGAATGCCAAATTGGATCACACAAAAATTGACATGACCTTGTACAGGAGC CACTCTCAACCGAAGACCATCAATCCAGTGTCCCTCAATGAAGTCCGCGGCAATTTGCATGTTAGCATCGTCTACGATCCTGTGGGTGGTTTGTTAAATGTTCGACTACTGGAAGCTCAGAATCTTCAGCCAAGACAATTTAGTGGAACCGCCGATCCATATGCCAAAGTAAGATTACTACCGGATAAAAAGAATTTTTGGCAGACGCGCATTCACAAGAGAACCTTGAATCCAG TTTTCGATGAGCAGTTTGTGTTCGAAGTCACAGCCGGAGTAATTGACAAACGAACCGTTGAGATTTTACTGTACGACTTTGATGCCTATTCCCGGCACGTTTGTATCGGTGGAACCAAGCTACATCTGGCCAATTTGGATCTGAGTGAACAGGTGAAACTCTGGACTCCCTTGAGCTCGGCCTCGGCCCAGGATATGAAAGTGGATCTGGGAGATATAATGGTGTCCCTGGCCTATTTGCCATCTGCGGAACGTTTGATGGTGGTCCTGATCAAGGCCCGAAATCTTCGAATTGTGGACGATGCCCGAAACTCTTCGGATCCGTACGTAAAGGTTACTCTCCTGGGTCCCGGTGGCAAGAAGATGAAGAAACGCAAGACGGGCGTTCAAAGGGGCACTCTGAACCCCGTTTATAATGAAGCCCTGGCTTTCGATGTCGCGAAGGAAACGCTAAAAAATTGTGTACTTGAATTCACCGTGGTCCACGATGGTTTATTGG GCTCCAGTGAAATTTTGGGTCGCACTCTCATTGGAAACTCTCCCGAAGTCCGCACCgaagaaaaaatattctttgaGGAAATTTTCCGCGCCAAAAATGCAACGGCACAGTGGGTTGCACTGCAAGAACCGGCAAACAATTTGGCCACAGTAAAATCTACAAGCAGCAAGAACTAG